From a single Miscanthus floridulus cultivar M001 chromosome 8, ASM1932011v1, whole genome shotgun sequence genomic region:
- the LOC136471244 gene encoding desmethyl-deoxy-podophyllotoxin synthase-like has product MEQASHYLCLFLALLLPLLLLRLLRGRRHGDGSGVRLPPGPWRLPVIGSLHHLVGKPLVHRAFADLARRLDAPLMYLRLGEVPVLVATSRDAAREVLRTNDVTFATRPWSPTIRIMMEDGLGLVFAPYGDLWRQLRKICILELLSARRVQSFRHVREDEVARLVAAVASTPPGEPVNVSRRIAVLVADSAVRAMIGDRFSRRDEFLVSLEEGLKLVSGFNLGDLFPSSPFVNFLSGTARRAHANHRKNFELMECAIKQHEERRALAEANGAAVHEEEEDLVDVLLRIQKEGGLDMPLTMGMIKAVILDLFSAGSETSATTLQWAMAELMRNPDVMKKAQAELRDNLNGKPKVTEDDLVQMKHLKLIIKETLRLHPAAPLLLPREARESCKILGYDVPKGTTVLVNAWAIGRDPKYWDDAEEFKPERFECGTIDFKGMDFEYIPFGAGRRICPGMVFAQSNIELALAALLYHFDWKLEEGMKPSELDMIEDIGITVRKKNDLILHPIVRVPHK; this is encoded by the exons ATGGAGCAAGCGTCGCACTACCTCTGCCTCTTCCTGGCTCTGCTCCTCCCACTCCTGCTCCTCAGGCTACTCAGGGGGCGCCGCCACGGCGACGGCAGCGGCGTCCGGCTGCCGCCGGGCCCATGGCGGCTGCCGGTGATCGGCAGCCTACACCACCTCGTGGGCAAGCCGTTAGTGCACCGCGCGTTCGCCGACCTCGCCCGGCGCCTCGACGCGCCGCTCATGTACCTCAGGCTCGGCGAGGTCCCAGTCTTGGTGGCCACGTCCCGGGACGCCGCGCGCGAGGTCCTGCGGACGAACGACGTCACGTTCGCCACGCGGCCGTGGAGCCCCACGATCAGGATCATGATGGAGGATGGGCTGGGCCTGGTGTTCGCGCCCTACGGCGACCTGTGGCGCCAGCTCCGGAAGATCTGCATCCTGGAGCTGCTCAGCGCCCGCCGCGTCCAGTCTTTCCGCCATGTCCGGGAGGACGAGGTGGCGCGCCTCGTCGCCGCGGTCGCCTCCACCCCACCCGGCGAGCCCGTCAACGTCAGTCGCCGCATCGCCGTGCTCGTCGCTGATTCGGCGGTGCGTGCCATGATCGGGGACAGGTTCAGTAGGCGGGACGAGTTCTTGGTGTCGCTCGAGGAGGGGCTCAAGCTCGTCTCCGGGTTTAACCTAGGTGACCTATTCCCGTCATCGCCGTTTGTGAACTTCCTCAGTGGAACGGCACGGCGAGCCCATGCGAATCACCGGAAGAACTTTGAGCTCATGGAGTGCGCCATCAAGCAACACGAGGAAAGGAGAGCCCTAGCGGAGGCGAACGGCGCCGCTgtccacgaggaagaagaggacctAGTGGACGTGCTCTTGAGGATACAAAAGGAAGGCGGCCTCGACATGCCTCTCACAATGGGAATGATCAAAGCCGTTATCCTT GACTTGTTCAGCGCTGGAAGTGAGACATCAGCAACAACACTGCAGTGGGCCATGGCGGAGCTTATGAGGAACCCGGATGTGATGAAGAAAGCGCAAGCCGAGCTACGTGACAACCTCAATGGTAAGCCGAAAGTGACCGAAGATGACTTggtacagatgaaacacttgaagctCATCATCAAGGAAACATTGAGGTTGCATCCAGCGGCGCCATTGCTCCTCCCAAGGGAGGCTAGGGAGTCATGCAAGATTCTTGGGTATGATGTGCCAAAGGGCACCACTGTGTTGGTGAACGCGTGGGCAATTGGCAGGGATCCTAAGTATTGGGATGATGCTGAAGAGTTTAAACCAGAGCGATTTGAGTGTGGCACAATCGACTTCAAGGGCATGGACTTTGAGTACATACCATTTGGTGCTGGTAGAAGAATATGCCCTGGGATGGTGTTTGCGCAGTCAAATATAGAACTCGCACTGGCAGCCCTGCTTTACCACTTTGATTGGAAGCTCGAAGAGGGGATGAAGCCAAGTGAATTGGATATGATTGAGGACATAGGCATCACTGTTCGAAAGAAGAACGACTTGATTTTGCACCCCATCGTTCGTGTGCCCCACAAATAA
- the LOC136475850 gene encoding zealexin A1 synthase-like, which yields MAFIARRLKAPLIYLKLGEVPVVVASSQDAVREIMKTHDVNFATRPWSTTMKVILADGEGLVFAPYGALWRQLRKISILELLSARRVQSFRGVREEELGRLVAAIAASPPGEAVNLSQRIVELTNDMAVRSMIGDRFERREEFLENMAEAVKITTGFSLGDLFPSSRLASLIGGTARRAAVNHRKMFELMDYAIKQHEERRAAMATSTEGEAIVKEDLVDVLLRIQKEGGLEVPLTMGMIKAIILDLFGAGSETSGSTLQWAMSELVRNPKVMEMAQAVVREKLRGKPTVTEDDLVELRYIKLIIKETLRMHPVVPLLLPRECGESCKVMGYDVPKGTTVFVNVWAISRDPKYWDDASTFKPERFEAGTIDFKGTDFEYTPFGAGRRMCPGLAFAQASMELVLAALLYHFDWKLPDGMLPSELDMMEEMSITARRKHDLYLQPVVSVPPHV from the exons ATGGCTTTCATCGCGCGCCGGCTCAAGGCGCCCCTCATCTACCTCAAGCTCGGGGAGGTCCCCGTCGTCGTTGCGTCGTCGCAGGACGCCGTTCGCGAAATCATGAAGACGCACGACGTCAACTTCGCCACCCGCCCGTGGAGCACGACGATGAAGGTCATTTTGGCGGATGGGGAAGGCCTGGTGTTCGCGCCCTACGGCGCCCTGTGGCGGCAGCTCCGCAAGATCAGCATCCTGGAGCTGCTCAGCGCCCGCCGTGTGCAGTCGTTCCGCGGCGTCCGGGAGGAGGAGCTCGGCCGCCTCGTCGCTGCCATCGCAGCGTCCCCGCCGGGCGAAGCCGTGAACCTCAGCCAGAGGATCGTCGAGCTCACGAATGACATGGCCGTGCGCTCCATGATTGGCGACCGGTTCGAGAGGCGGGAGGAATTCCTGGAGAATATGGCGGAGGCAGTAAAGATTACCACAGGGTTCAGCCTCGGCGATCTGTTCCCGTCGTCGAGGTTGGCGAGCCTAATCGGTGGCACGGCTCGCCGGGCGGCGGTAAACCACCGTAAGATGTTCGAGCTGATGGACTACGCCATCAAACAGCACGAGGAGCGGAGGGCAGCCATGGCCACATCTACCGAGGGAGAGGCCATCGTGAAGGAGGATCTGGTGGACGTGCTTCTGAGGATACAGAAGGAAGGTGGCCTGGAGGTGCCACTCACCATGGGAATGATCAAGGCCATCATCCTG GACCTTTTCGGAGCCGGGAGTGAGACCTCTGGAAGTACACTCCAATGGGCCATGTCAGAGCTTGTACGCAACCCAAAAGTGATGGAAATGGCACAAGCCGTGGTACGCGAAAAGCTCCGGGGGAAGCCAACGGTGACTGAAGATGACTTGGTTGAGTTGAGGTACATAAAGCTCATCATCAAAGAGACCCTAAGGATGCATCCGGTGGTGCCATTGCTTCTCCCAAGGGAGTGTGGAGAGTCATGTAAGGTCATGGGGTATGATGTACCCAAGGGAACTACTGTGTTTGTGAACGTTTGGGCGATCAGTAGGGATCCCAAATACTGGGACGATGCTTCGACATTTAAACCGGAACGGTTTGAGGCTGGTACAATTGATTTTAAGGGCACAGACTTTGAATACACACCATTTGGGGCAGGCCGGAGGATGTGCCCCGGCTTGGCATTTGCGCAGGCAAGCATGGAGCTCGTGCTCGCAGCACTCCTGTACCATTTTGACTGGAAGCTGCCTGATGGGATGCTGCCAAGTGAATTGGACATGATGGAGGAAATGAGCATCACCGCCCGAAGGAAACACGATCTTTACCTGCAGCCAGTTGTCAGTGTGCCGCCACATGTATGA